One genomic window of Hippocampus zosterae strain Florida chromosome 12, ASM2543408v3, whole genome shotgun sequence includes the following:
- the sdhaf3 gene encoding succinate dehydrogenase assembly factor 3, mitochondrial yields the protein MAAGAQASKVLSLYKRILVLHRFLPIHLRALGDNYVKDEFRRHKNASPEEVKGFMREWENYKDTLQSQVLESVRDQNGSLKFGHNIPVEKLKDFQDEQIGQLYELLLESTKPNNQFNIQEDK from the coding sequence ATGGCTGCCGGCGCGCAGGCCTCGAAGGTTTTATCGTTGTACAAAAGGATTCTCGTGCTGCATCGCTTCCTGCCAATACATTTGAGAGCCCTCGGTGACAACTACGTGAAAGACGAATTCCGAAGACACAAAAACGCTTCGCCCGAAGAAGTGAAGGGCTTCATGAGAGAATGGGAAAACTACAAGGACACACTGCAGTCGCAAGTTCTGGAATCAGTCAGAGACCAAAACGGCTCTCTGAAATTCGGGCACAACATCCCGGTGGAGAAATTAAAAGACTTCCAAGATGAGCAAATAGGACAACTGTACGAGCTACTGCTCGAATCCACCAAACCTAATAATCAGTTTAATATTCAGgaagacaaatga
- the slc15a1a gene encoding solute carrier family 15 member 1: MAGTDFKDPKKGKSKGKDVVVCGYPLSIFFIVVNEFCERFSYYGMRAVLVLYFKYFLRWDDDMSTSIYHTFVALCYLTPILGAIVADSWLGKFKTIIYLSIVYTLGQVAMAVSAIHDITDTDKDGTPDDMTFHVVMSMVGLFLIALGTGGIKPCVAAFGGDQFSDNQEKQRRTFFSVFYLCINGGSLLSTIITPILRAQECGIHTKQSCYPLAFGVPAALMVVALVVFIAGSGMYYKAEPQGNIMMDVCRCIGFAIKNRYRHRSGRYPKRQHWMDWAEEKYDKLLIAQIKMVLKVLFLYIPLPMFWTLFDQKGSRWTLQATTMDGNFGALVIQPDQMQTVNPILILTLVPIMDSVIYPLIKKCGLNFTPLKRMTVGMFLAALAFVCAALVQVEIDKSLPTFPSASQSQLKLLNMGAEPLKVTLPNNVQLELPPNQASEQYLTFAEEEVIVSVESRVGVGVTRALFLTKGVRETLLLPANISREWLLTEDLKAKPQQGNNAVRFINGMLTGVNVSIAGAEPTLLEPEYYSNYSQIKTGITTFTIRSGLESCDYRREFGFGSSYTFLIHSTFKFGPSCHESISAVEDIKPNSVPMALQIPQYFFITAGEVMFSVTGLEFSYSQAPSNMKAVLQAGWLLTVAIGNFIVLIVAELAKIPEQWAEYVLFASLLIAVCFFFSIMAYFYTYMDPAEIEAQFKKNVDDDNDDRALKQKMNLTRDSVESDEKDENKQTQL, translated from the exons ATGGCAG gcACAGATTTTAAGGATCCAAAGAAAGGGAAGAGTAAAGGAAag GATGTAGTGGTATGTGGCTACCCGCTCAGCATATTTTTCATTGTGGTGAATGAGTTCTGCGAGAGGTTCTCCTACTATGGCATGCGAG CTGTCCTGGTGCTGTACTTTAAGTACTTCCTGCGCTGGGACGATGACATGTCCACGTCCATCTACCATACTTTTGTCGCCCTGTGCTACCTCACTCCTATTTTGGGCGCGATCGTGGCCGACTCCTGGCTTGGGAAATTCAA AACCATCATCTACCTGTCCATCGTCTACACGCTGGGTCAGGTGGCCATGGCTGTCAGCGCAATTCACGACATCACCGACACCGACAAAGACGGGACACCCGATGACATGACCTTTCACGT TGTCATGTCAATGGTGGGCCTCTTCCTAATTGCTCTGGGCACCGGGGGCATCAAACCTTGCGTGGCTGCCTTTGGTGGGGACCAGTTCAGTGACAACCAG GAGAAGCAAAGACGAAcctttttctctgtgttttaccTGTGCATCAACGGAGGCAGCCTCCTGTCAACCATTATCACTCCCATCCTGAGAG CTCAAGAATGTGGCATCCATACCAAGCAGAGTTGCTATCCCCTCGCTTTTGGAGTCCCCGCTGCTCTCATGGTGGTCGCGCTGG TGGTGTTCATCGCCGGCAGTGGCATGTACTACAAAGCCGAGCCTCAAGGAAACATCATGATGGATGTTTGCCGATGCATCGGT TTTGCCATTAAAAACCGCTACAGGCACCGAAGCGGCAGATATCCCAAGAGGCAGCACTGGATGGACTGGGCGGAGGAGAAGTATGAT AAACTGCTTATCGCTCAAATCAAAATGGTGCTGAAGGTCCTCTTCCTCTACATTCCACTTCCAATGTTTTGGACTCTGTTTGACCAGAAG GGCTCCAGGTGGACTTTGCAGGCCACCACCATGGATGGAAACTTT GGAGCTCTCGTCATCCAGCCCGATCAGATGCAG aCTGTTAACCCCATCCTGATCTTGACCCTGGTGCCCATCATGGACAGTGTTATCTACCCTCTCATCAAAAAATGTGGCCTAAACTTCAC GCCTCTGAAAAGAATGACCGTGGGGATGTTTCTGGCAGCGTTGGCCTTCGTCTGCGCTGCTCTGGTTCAGGTTGAAATTGAC aaatCACTGCCCACATTCCCATCAGCATCACAGAGTCAGTTGAAATTATTAAACATGGGGGCTGAGCCACTCAAAGTCACACTGCCCAACAATGTGCAGCTGGAGCTCCCTCCAAATCAG gcTAGCGAGCAGTACTTGACATTTGCAGAGGAAGAAGTCATTGTGTCCGTGGAGAGCCGCGTAGGAGTAGGAGTGACAAGAGCACTCTTTTTAACCAAGGGAGTGCGAGAGACACTTCTGCTTCCCGCAAACATCTCACGCGAGTGGCTACTG ACGGAGGATCTGAAAGCCAAGCCACAGCAAGGAAATAACGCCGTCAG attTATCAACGGAATGTTAACAGGAGTGAATGTGTCCATAGCTGGAGCAGAGCCCACTTTACTCGAGCCGGAATATTATTCAAACTATTCCCAGATTAAAACTGGAAT CACCACGTTCACCATAAGGAGCGGGTTGGAGTCATGCGACTACAGGAGGGAGTTTGGATTCGGAAGTTCGTACACTTTTCTTATCCACAGCACGTTCAAGTTTGGCCCCTCT tgtcatGAGTCTATTAGCGCAGTCGAAGACATTAAGCCCAACTCGGTTCCCATGGCCCTCCAGATCCCACAGTACTTCTTCATCACTGCGGGCGAAGTCATGTTTTCTGTAACAGGCCTGGAGTTCTCCTACTCACAG GCGCCAAGTAACATGAAAGCAGTGCTGCAAGCGGGCTGGTTGTTGACTGTGGCTATCGGCAACTTCATCGTTTTGATCGTGGCCGAGCTTGCCAAGATACCcgaacag TGGGCAGAGTACGTCCTCTTCGCCTCACTGCTGATCGCCGTCTGTTTCTTCTTCTCCATCATGGCGTACTTCTACACCTACATGGATCCTGCTGAAATCGAGGCCCAGTTCAAAAAGAATGTggatgatgacaatgatgacAGAGCCCTGAAACAGAAGATGAACTTAACGAGAGACTCTGTTGAGAGTGATgagaaagatgaaaacaaacaaactcaattgtga
- the stk24a gene encoding serine/threonine-protein kinase 24a — translation MAHPPIQSGLPGIQNLKADPEELFTKLERIGKGSFGEVFKGIDNRTQKVVAIKIIDLEEAEDEIEDIQQEITVLSQCDSPFITKYFGSYLKGTKLWIIMEYLGGGSALDLLEPGSLDETQIATILREILKGLEYLHSEKKIHRDIKAANVLLSEQGDVKLADFGVAGQLTDTQIKRNTFVGTPFWMAPEVIKQSAYDSKADIWSLGITAIELAKGEPPHSELHPMKVLFLIPKNNPPTLEGNYSKPLKEFVEACLNKEPSFRPTAKELLKHKLIVRHAKKTSYLTELIDRYKRWKAEQSRDESSSEESDEETQGQASGGDSAANDDWIFNTIREKDLKKLQHNGAMQPAELKIEPVLQESPKRPLSQSLSSIFSPLFSELKAKGETSNGKPEAAEALQEAILVAEDIHPGVCDSLVAELLQRLQRFSVPQTAATH, via the exons ATGGCTCACCCCCCGATACAAAGTGGGCTTCCGGGGATTCAG AACCTCAAAGCCGATCCAGAGGAGCTTTTCACCAAGCTGGAGAGGATAGGCAAAGGTTCCTTTGGGGAGGTGTTTAAAGGCATCGACAATCGCACTCAGAAGGTGGTGGCCATTAAAATAATTGACCTGGAAGAAGCCGAGGATGAGATTGAGGACATCCAACAGGAAATCACAGTTCTCAGCCAGTGTGACAGTCCTTTTATCACCAAGTACTTTGGATCCTATCTCAAG GGAACAAAATTATGGATTATTATGGAATATCTGGGCGGAGGGTCTGCTCTTGATTTG TTGGAACCGGGCTCCCTGGATGAGACGCAGATTGCCACCATTTTGAGAGAAATCTTGAAGGGGCTTGAATATCTGCACTCCGAAAAGAAGATCCACAGAGATATCAAAG CTGCCAACGTGTTGCTGTCGGAACAAGGAGACGTGAAACTGGCAGACTTTGGCGTGGCAGGCCAGCTGACGGACACGCAGATAAAAAGGAACACGTTTGTGGGTACTCCTTTCTGGATGGCGCCCGAGGTCATAAAACAGTCGGCGTACGACTCAAAG GCAGACATCTGGTCGCTGGGAATCACGGCGATCGAGCTGGCGAAAGGGGAGCCGCCCCACTCGGAGCTCCATCCCATGAAGGTCTTGTTCCTCATTCCAAAGAATAATCCGCCCACGCTGGAGGGAAACTACAGTAAACCACTTAAAGAGTTTGTGGAAGCCTGTTTGAATAAAGAGCCCAGTTTT aggCCGACTGCCAAAGAGCTGCTGAAGCACAAGTTGATTGTACGGCACGCCAAAAAGACCTCCTATCTGACGGAGTTGATCGACCGGTACAAGAGGTGGAAAGCGGAGCAGTCGCGAGACGAGTCCAGCTCGGAGGAGTCAGACGA GGAGACGCAAGGGCAAGCGTCCGGAGGAGACTCCGCCGCCAACGATGACTGGATCTTCAACACCATCAGGGAGAAGGACCTGAAGAAGTTGCAGCACAACGGGGCCATGCAGCCTGCCGAGTTGAAAATCGAACcg GTTTTGCAGGAGAGTCCAAAGAGGCCTCTGTCGCAGAGCTTATCATCCATCTTCTCGCCGTTGTTTTCGGAG CTGAAAGCCAAAGGCGAGACTAGCAATGGCAAGCCGGAGGCTGCGGAGGCCCTGCAGGAGGCCATTTTAGTGGCCGAAGACATACATCCGGGCGTGTGCGACTCGCTGGTGGCCGAACTACTGCAGAGACTTCAGAG GTTTTCTGTGCCTCAGACTGCTGCCactcattga